The following are encoded together in the Apodemus sylvaticus chromosome 11, mApoSyl1.1, whole genome shotgun sequence genome:
- the Bend4 gene encoding BEN domain-containing protein 4 isoform X2: protein MEPEMQAAEEGPSAPRIYKQRGPYSVLKTFPSRRPALAKRYDRPSLLELSPARPSPLPPPPPPPPFASLAAVPISSSEPPPFPTQPSYPAGSGRAPAAAAASSSSPSCTPAAPPGHPRTPAPPPPPPPPPLPLAAPAASSSSSFAAVVRYGPGPAGGAGSSGAGSDGASLELSAESRMILDAFAQQCSRVLSLLNCGGKLLDSNHSQSMISCVKQESSSYNERQDQCHIVKGVPSQTSDNIDIEMQYMQRKQQTSAFLRVFTDSLQNYLLSGTFPTPNASSVSEYGHLADMDPLSASPVHTLGGWTSPATSESHGHPSSSTLPEEEEEEEEEGYCPRCQELEQEVISLQQENEELRRKLESIPVPCQTVLDYLKTVLLHHNQLLPQPADQPTEGSKQLLNNYPVYITSKQWDEAVNSSKKDGRRLLRYLIRFVFTTDELKYSCGLGKRKRIH, encoded by the exons ATGGAGCCCGAGATGCAGGCGGCGGAGGAGGGGCCCAGCGCGCCCCGCATCTACAAGCAGCGCGGCCCCTACAGCGTCCTCAAGACGTTCCCCAGCCGGCGGCCGGCGCTGGCCAAGCGCTACGACAGACCCTCTCTGCTAGAGCTGTCGCCCGCGCGGCCGTccccgctgccgccgccgccgccgccgccgcccttcgCCTCGCTCGCCGCCGTGCCCATCAGCAGCAGCGAGCCGCCGCCGTTCCCGACGCAGCCGTCCTACCCGGCCGGGTCAGGCCGggcccccgccgccgccgccgcctcgtCGTCGTCGCCGTCCTGCACACCCGCCGCGCCCCCCGGCCATCCGAGGACTCCggcgccgccaccgccgccgccgccgccgccgctgccgctcgCGGCCCCCGCCgcgtcgtcgtcgtcgtccttCGCCGCCGTCGTCAGGTACGGCCCTGGCCCGGCGGGCGGCGCGGGCAGCAGCGGCGCGGGTAGCGACGGCGCCAGCCTGGAGCTCAGTGCAG AGAGCCGGATGATCCTGGATGCCTTTGCCCAACAGTGCAGTCGTGTTCTTAGTCTCTTAAATTGTGGAGGAAAGCTTCTGGACTCCAACCACTCTCAATCCATGATTTCTTGCGTCAAGCAGGAAAGCTCTAGTTACAACGAAAGACAGGACCAGTGTCACATCGTGAAAGGGGTCCCGAGTCAGACCTCTGACAACATAGACATAGAAAtgcaatatatgcaaagaaaacaacaaacttcTGCCTTTTTGAGAGTGTTCACTGACTCTCTCCAAAATTATCTGCTCTCGGGGACCTTCCCCACCCCGAACGCCTCGTCAGTCAGCGAGTATGGCCACTTGGCTGACATGGACCCTCTCTCAGCCTCCCCCGTGCACACGTTAGGTGGCTGGACCTCCCCAGCGACGTCTGAGTCCCATGGTCACCCGTCCTCCTCCACGCTGccggaggaagaagaggaagaggaagaagaaggctaCTGTCCTCGATGCCAGGAGCTAGAGCAGGAGGTTATCTCGTTGCAACAAGAAAACGAAGAGCTCAGAAGGAAATTAGAGAGCATCCCAG TGCCCTGCCAGACCGTCCTAGATTACCTAAAGACAGTGCTGCTACACCACAACCAGCTCCTGCCGCAGCCCGCAGACCAGCCCACCGAG GGAAGCAAGCAGCTGTTGAACAACTATCCTGTGTACATAACGAGCAAACAGTGGGACGAGGCTGTGAATTCTTCCAAGAAGGACGGGAGGCGGCTGCTGCGGTACCTCATCAGATTTGTTTTCACCACCGATGAGCTTAAGTACTCGTGCGGCcttgggaaaaggaaaag